One window of the Hemiscyllium ocellatum isolate sHemOce1 chromosome 11, sHemOce1.pat.X.cur, whole genome shotgun sequence genome contains the following:
- the fam199x gene encoding protein FAM199X: MSDDLYGKFLAPDEPFPLLPQRGHTSDVASLDISDFGCQLSSCHRTDPLRRLHTNRWNLTSCGTSVASSECSEELFSSVSCGDQDDCYSLLDDQEFTQNASFDLFPEGSVCSDVSSSISTYWDWSDSEFEWQLPGSDFASGSDVLSDVVPSIPSSPCPVLKRRSKQHRSLDELPWSAMSNDEQVEYIEYLSRKVSTEMGLREQLDIIKIIDPNAQISPTDSEFIIELNCLTDEKLKQVRNYIKEHGARQRSVRESWRRGSYAGCGVSGLSGASSSSGSMVSSASSTGSSGCNSASASSANMSRAHSDSNLSSSAAERIRDSKKRSKQRKLQQKAMRKRQLKEQRQARKERLSGLFLNEEVLSVKVAEEDHEADVDILM, encoded by the exons ATGTCAGATGATTTGTATGGTAAGTTCCTAGCACCAGATGAACCATTCCCCTTGCTACCACAAAGGGGACACACAAGTGATGTTGCCAGCCTTGACATTAGTGATTTTGGCTGCCAGCTTTCATCATGCCACAGAACGGATCCATTGCGTAGACTTCATACCAACAG GTGGAATTTGACTTCCTGTGGCACAAGCGTAGCAAGCTCCGAATGCAGTGAGGAACTCTTCTCATCTGTTTCGTGCGGTGATCAGGATGACTGCTATTCCCTGCTGGATGATCAGGAATTCACTCAGAATGCATCTTTTGACCTCTTTCCAGAGGGTAGTGTCTGTAGTGATGTTTCTTCATCAATCAGTACCTATTGGGATTGGTCAGACAGTGAGTTTGAATGGCAG TTGCCTGGGAGTGATTTTGCAAGTGGAAGTGATGTCTTGTCTGATGTGGTTCCAAGTATTCCAAGTTCTCCTTGCCCTGTTCTAAAGCGAAGAAGCAAACAGCACAGAAGTTTAGATGAGCTTCCTTGGAGTGCAATGTCTAATGATGAGCAG GTTGAATATATTGAATACCTGAGTCGTAAAGTCAGTACAGAGATGGGTCTGCGGGAACAGCTGGACATTATTAAAATTATTGATCCAAATGCTCAGATTTCCCCTACAGACAGTGAATTTATAATTGAGCTGAACTgtctaacagatgaaaagctaAAACAG GTAAGAAATTATATCAAAGAACATGGTGCCCGCCAGCGCTCTGTACGTGAAAGCTGGAGAAGAGGTAGTTACGCTGGCTGTGGGGTCAGCGGTTTGAGTGGAGCCAGTAGCAGCAGTGGCAGTATGGTAAGCTCAGCTAGCAGCACTGGATCCAGTGGCTGTAATTCTGCATCTGCTTCAAGTGCCAACATGAGCCGGGCACACAGCGACAGTAACTTGTCCTCAAGTGCAGCTGAGAGAATAAGAGACTCAAAG AAGCGATCCAAACAGCGTAAGCTGCAACAGAAAGCCATGCGGAAGCGTCAGTTGAAAGAGCAGCGACAAGCAAGGAAAGAGAGACTGAGTGGCTTATTTCTAAACGAGGAAGTGCTCTCTGTGAAAGTGGCAGAGGAAGATCATGAAGCAGATGTAGACATCTTAATGTGA